A stretch of Hoplias malabaricus isolate fHopMal1 chromosome 10, fHopMal1.hap1, whole genome shotgun sequence DNA encodes these proteins:
- the ppp1r17 gene encoding protein phosphatase 1, regulatory subunit 17-like isoform X1 → MSTGCVRSLSETAEHRLATQEHPYEGSEMDRQKHSVEESQQDEMGQKKPRRKDTPVLNSPPLIPGVRLMKGEPRLIHLEDEEKEAKK, encoded by the exons ATGTCTACAGGCTGTGTGAGGTCACTCTCAGAGACAGCGGAGCACAGACTAGCCACGCAAGAGCATCCAT ATGAGGGCAGTGAGATGGACAGGCAGAAGCACAGTGTTGAGGAAAGTCAACAGGATGAAATGGGACAAAAGAAACCACGTAGGAAAGACACGCCTGTGCTCAACTCCCCTCCTCTCATACCAG GGGTCAGGTTAATGAAAGGGGAACCCCGCCTGATTCACTTGGAGGATGAAGAAAAAGAGGCAAAGAAATAG
- the ppp1r17 gene encoding protein phosphatase 1, regulatory subunit 17-like isoform X2: protein MYYGRFECTILKPPDCALPDEGSEMDRQKHSVEESQQDEMGQKKPRRKDTPVLNSPPLIPGVRLMKGEPRLIHLEDEEKEAKK, encoded by the exons ATGTACTATGGTCGTTTTGAGTGCACTATTCTAAAGCCGCCTGACTGTGCCCTTCCAGATGAGGGCAGTGAGATGGACAGGCAGAAGCACAGTGTTGAGGAAAGTCAACAGGATGAAATGGGACAAAAGAAACCACGTAGGAAAGACACGCCTGTGCTCAACTCCCCTCCTCTCATACCAG GGGTCAGGTTAATGAAAGGGGAACCCCGCCTGATTCACTTGGAGGATGAAGAAAAAGAGGCAAAGAAATAG